In Glaciimonas sp. PCH181, a single genomic region encodes these proteins:
- the orn gene encoding oligoribonuclease, with the protein MSQAIDATTPSFTAAAVEAPVRPNEFNLIWVDMEMTGLDPDAERIIEVAVVVTDPQLNILAEGPVFAIHQSNEFLDGMDAWNKGTHGRSGLIERVKNSTVTEADAEGELIAFLRKYVPSGKSPMCGNTICQDRRFMARGMPKLEAFFHYRNLDVSTLKELCRRWKPELASGFKKHQKHTALADILESIEELKYYREHFIKE; encoded by the coding sequence ATGTCACAAGCTATCGACGCAACTACGCCATCCTTTACCGCCGCCGCTGTTGAAGCGCCAGTCCGCCCAAATGAGTTCAATTTGATCTGGGTCGATATGGAGATGACCGGCCTGGATCCTGACGCCGAGCGCATCATTGAAGTCGCCGTTGTTGTCACCGACCCGCAATTAAACATTTTAGCTGAGGGGCCGGTTTTTGCCATTCATCAGTCGAATGAATTTTTGGATGGCATGGATGCCTGGAACAAAGGTACGCATGGCCGCTCGGGTTTGATCGAACGCGTAAAAAACTCGACAGTAACCGAAGCCGACGCAGAAGGAGAGCTGATCGCTTTCCTGCGTAAATACGTGCCGAGCGGTAAATCACCGATGTGCGGCAATACGATCTGTCAAGATCGTCGCTTCATGGCACGTGGCATGCCTAAGCTGGAAGCATTCTTCCATTATCGTAATCTGGATGTATCGACGCTGAAAGAATTATGCCGTCGTTGGAAGCCTGAACTGGCCAGCGGTTTCAAGAAGCATCAAAAACATACTGCGTTGGCGGATATTCTGGAATCGATTGAAGAGCTGAAATACTACCGCGAGCATTTTATTAAGGAATAA
- the rsgA gene encoding ribosome small subunit-dependent GTPase A, giving the protein MVDHYKPKPGKAAKTGHATAIGVVIAAHGRHYLVQATVDGASLKLHCVTRGKKSDVAVGDKVNLNMTSQNQAVIESIGERRSLLYRSDQYKSKLLAANVSQLFIVVATEPGFSDDLISRALVAAEAAGVHAHIILNKTDIVASLPRTRERLLPYASLGYPVHEVSAIGLPEQTVATLMPLLEGQSTILIGQSGMGKSSLINLIVPDADIATREISAALDTGKHTTTFTRLYEVNPNTDDETYIIDSPGFQEFGLYQLSEGMLERAFREFEPFLGKCKFYNCHHLIEPSCAVLEAVQEGKIAPMRHQLYKQLLHESSQTLY; this is encoded by the coding sequence ATGGTTGATCATTACAAACCGAAGCCGGGCAAAGCAGCAAAAACCGGTCACGCGACGGCTATCGGCGTCGTCATTGCCGCCCACGGACGCCATTATCTGGTGCAGGCAACGGTCGATGGCGCATCGTTAAAACTGCATTGCGTCACCCGTGGCAAGAAGAGCGATGTCGCGGTCGGCGACAAGGTCAATCTGAATATGACCTCGCAAAATCAAGCCGTAATTGAGTCTATCGGTGAGCGTCGTAGCCTGTTATATCGCTCGGATCAGTACAAATCAAAGTTGCTGGCAGCCAACGTTTCGCAATTGTTTATTGTGGTGGCGACCGAACCGGGATTTTCTGACGATCTGATTTCGCGTGCGCTGGTGGCAGCTGAAGCGGCTGGCGTGCATGCCCATATCATCTTAAACAAGACCGACATCGTCGCCTCGCTTCCTAGAACGCGGGAGCGATTGCTGCCGTATGCCAGCCTTGGTTATCCGGTGCATGAAGTATCTGCAATTGGCTTGCCTGAGCAGACCGTCGCCACCTTGATGCCGTTGCTGGAAGGCCAATCGACCATCCTGATTGGCCAGTCGGGGATGGGGAAATCATCGCTGATTAACTTGATCGTGCCGGATGCAGATATTGCCACACGGGAAATTTCTGCCGCGTTAGATACCGGCAAACACACCACGACTTTCACCAGACTGTATGAAGTCAATCCGAACACAGACGATGAAACCTACATCATCGACTCGCCGGGATTTCAGGAATTTGGCTTGTATCAACTCAGTGAAGGCATGCTGGAACGGGCGTTTCGAGAATTTGAACCGTTCCTTGGAAAATGCAAATTTTACAACTGTCATCATCTGATCGAGCCTAGCTGTGCCGTTCTTGAGGCGGTACAAGAAGGAAAAATTGCGCCTATGCGCCATCAGCTTTACAAACAACTCTTGCATGAATCTTCGCAAACATTATATTAA
- a CDS encoding serine/threonine protein kinase — MNLLTPASFSTLTPDTVLDALDSIGLHGDGRLLALNSYENRVYQIGMEDGPPLVAKFYRPQRWSDAAILEEHAFVEELVEREIPVVSASASADGSTLHQFNGFRFAVFPRHGGRSPELEDSATLEWLGRFMGRIHAVGQLKNFQRRPTLDIMTFGTEPSNYLLESGFVPEDLLAAYRSTVTQALEGVRRCFDRAGDVRALRLHGDCHGSNVLWTDAGPHFVDFDDSRMGPAVQDLWMLLSGERQDMVRQLADLLAGYEDFCDFDPRELHLIEALRTLRLIHYSAWIARRWDDPAFLVAFPWFNTQRYWQDRVLELREQIALMDEPPLWPS; from the coding sequence ATGAACCTACTCACACCTGCATCATTTTCGACCCTGACGCCAGATACGGTACTGGATGCGCTTGACAGCATAGGCTTGCATGGCGATGGCCGTTTGCTGGCATTGAACAGTTATGAAAATCGCGTTTATCAGATTGGGATGGAAGACGGACCGCCGCTGGTCGCCAAGTTTTATCGACCGCAACGCTGGAGTGATGCCGCGATTTTAGAAGAGCATGCCTTTGTAGAAGAGCTGGTTGAGCGCGAAATTCCGGTCGTGTCTGCGTCTGCCAGCGCCGATGGCAGCACTTTGCATCAGTTTAATGGTTTTAGATTCGCGGTTTTCCCGCGCCATGGTGGCCGTTCGCCAGAGCTGGAAGATAGCGCAACACTGGAATGGCTAGGCCGCTTTATGGGGCGGATTCATGCGGTAGGGCAGCTCAAGAATTTTCAGCGTCGACCCACGTTGGATATCATGACTTTCGGCACCGAGCCAAGTAATTATTTGCTCGAAAGCGGCTTCGTACCAGAGGATTTGCTGGCGGCCTATCGCAGTACGGTAACGCAGGCGCTGGAAGGCGTGCGGCGCTGTTTTGATCGCGCTGGCGATGTTCGCGCATTGCGTTTGCATGGCGATTGCCATGGCAGCAACGTGCTCTGGACCGATGCGGGGCCGCATTTTGTGGATTTTGACGATAGCCGCATGGGACCGGCGGTGCAGGATTTATGGATGCTGTTGTCAGGCGAGCGCCAGGATATGGTGCGGCAATTGGCGGACCTGTTGGCTGGCTATGAGGATTTCTGTGATTTCGATCCGCGTGAACTACATCTGATTGAAGCGTTGCGGACTTTGCGCCTGATTCATTATTCTGCCTGGATAGCACGGCGCTGGGATGATCCCGCGTTTTTAGTCGCTTTTCCATGGTTTAACACGCAGCGTTATTGGCAGGATCGGGTGTTGGAATTGCGCGAACAGATTGCGCTGATGGATGAGCCGCCATTGTGGCCGTCTTAA
- a CDS encoding M48 family metallopeptidase has protein sequence MSSLAFSVLFVVFLAISLSVRFWLSSRQIRHVIQHRSAVPAEFAEKILLSAHQKAADYTVAKTKFSLFGLFVNAAVLIGFTLLGGLQWLSAKLFGWAGPGMIYQLSLLLAFVLISGAIDLPIEYYKQFVLEARYGFNKMTRKLFFLDLLKSSAIGAVIGLPLVWVVLTLMDKAGDLWWFYAWLVWSGFQLLMLVLFPTVIAPLFNKFTPLTDDSLRARIEGLMQRVGFASKGLFVMDGSKRSAHGNAYFSGFGASKRIVFFDTLLARLAPHEIEAVLAHELGHFKLKHIVKRIVVIFAVSLVFLAVLGFLKHQIWFFTGLGVNPLLLTDLSNNNAMALILFMLVLPIFTFLLSPLSSITSRKHEFEADAFAAKYTNADDLVAALVKLYEDNASTLTPDPLHSAFYDSHPPAAVRIKRLMETKLIAAHG, from the coding sequence ATGTCTTCACTTGCATTCTCAGTATTATTTGTAGTTTTTTTGGCAATTAGCTTGTCCGTGCGCTTCTGGCTTAGTTCACGTCAGATTCGCCATGTAATACAGCATCGTAGCGCAGTACCGGCAGAATTCGCTGAAAAGATCCTGCTATCGGCGCATCAAAAAGCCGCAGACTACACCGTTGCCAAGACTAAATTTAGTCTTTTTGGCCTGTTTGTGAACGCGGCAGTACTCATCGGCTTTACTTTACTGGGCGGCCTGCAATGGCTTTCCGCCAAGTTATTTGGCTGGGCTGGCCCCGGCATGATCTATCAATTAAGTTTGCTACTGGCATTTGTGCTGATCTCAGGCGCGATCGACTTGCCAATTGAATACTATAAACAGTTCGTCCTTGAAGCCCGTTATGGCTTCAATAAAATGACCCGGAAACTGTTTTTCCTCGATTTATTAAAAAGTAGCGCCATCGGCGCGGTGATCGGCCTGCCACTTGTTTGGGTAGTCCTGACGCTGATGGATAAAGCAGGCGACTTATGGTGGTTTTACGCGTGGCTAGTCTGGAGCGGTTTTCAATTATTGATGCTGGTACTGTTCCCTACCGTTATTGCGCCACTGTTCAATAAATTTACGCCATTGACGGATGACAGTTTACGCGCACGGATTGAAGGCTTGATGCAGCGCGTCGGCTTTGCTTCTAAAGGTTTGTTCGTCATGGACGGCTCAAAACGCAGCGCCCACGGCAATGCTTATTTCTCCGGTTTTGGTGCCAGCAAACGCATCGTTTTTTTCGACACTCTGCTAGCTCGCCTGGCTCCGCATGAAATCGAAGCTGTTTTGGCGCACGAATTGGGCCATTTCAAGCTGAAACATATCGTCAAACGTATTGTCGTGATTTTCGCAGTATCACTGGTGTTTTTAGCCGTGCTGGGCTTTTTGAAACACCAAATATGGTTTTTTACCGGCCTTGGCGTTAATCCACTGCTGTTGACTGACTTGTCGAATAACAATGCGATGGCGCTCATTCTGTTTATGCTGGTACTGCCGATTTTTACGTTTTTGTTGTCACCGCTGTCCTCTATCACGTCGCGCAAACATGAATTTGAAGCAGATGCATTTGCAGCGAAATATACCAATGCCGATGACTTGGTCGCCGCGCTGGTGAAATTGTACGAGGACAACGCATCGACGCTGACCCCGGACCCGTTGCATTCGGCGTTTTATGATTCGCATCCGCCCGCCGCAGTCCGCATCAAAAGATTAATGGAAACAAAATTGATCGCAGCACATGGTTGA
- the murB gene encoding UDP-N-acetylmuramate dehydrogenase — protein sequence MPTANFPLQTDFSLRRHNTLGIDAMARAYLPISSLAELKEIGADPQLSQWPRLILGGGSNLVLTQNFDGLVLHICNQGIEIVGEDADATYVRAAAGESWHSLVAWTLAQGLGGLENLSLIPGNVGAAPIQNIGAYGVEMQDRFHALTAFDFVSGELLTLGHEDCAFAYRDSIFKHRLRGRAVVIDVTFSLPKRWQANVRYGDIAQELKERGIAVPNALDVSNAVIAIRTRKLPDPAVIGNAGSFFKNPIVPIAQRDALLTQYPELVSYPQGDGGFKLAAGWLIDQCGWKGRSLGAVGMYQKQALVLVNLGGATGQDVVRLSQAVQADVMARFGVLLEPEPIFV from the coding sequence TTGCCAACGGCCAATTTCCCCCTACAAACCGATTTTTCATTGCGCCGACACAACACGTTGGGGATCGATGCGATGGCACGCGCGTATTTGCCGATTTCTTCTTTGGCTGAGCTGAAGGAGATCGGGGCTGATCCGCAGTTATCGCAATGGCCCCGCTTGATTTTAGGGGGAGGGAGCAATCTGGTGCTGACCCAGAATTTCGATGGCCTGGTGTTGCATATTTGCAATCAAGGTATCGAAATCGTCGGTGAGGACGCCGATGCAACTTATGTCCGTGCAGCGGCGGGAGAAAGTTGGCACAGTCTGGTGGCGTGGACATTGGCGCAAGGACTTGGCGGTCTGGAGAATCTGTCACTCATTCCCGGTAATGTCGGTGCTGCCCCGATTCAAAATATCGGTGCCTATGGCGTCGAGATGCAGGATCGCTTTCATGCGCTGACGGCCTTCGATTTTGTTAGCGGTGAGTTGCTGACATTGGGCCATGAAGACTGCGCCTTTGCCTATCGCGACAGCATATTCAAGCATCGTTTGCGTGGCCGTGCAGTGGTGATAGATGTCACGTTCTCGCTACCTAAGCGCTGGCAAGCCAATGTGCGCTATGGCGATATTGCGCAAGAATTGAAGGAGAGGGGCATCGCTGTGCCGAATGCGCTGGACGTCAGCAATGCTGTGATCGCGATTCGAACGCGCAAACTACCCGATCCGGCGGTGATAGGAAATGCAGGTAGTTTCTTTAAAAATCCGATAGTTCCTATCGCACAGCGGGACGCATTACTGACGCAATATCCTGAGTTGGTCAGCTATCCGCAAGGCGATGGGGGTTTTAAATTGGCTGCGGGCTGGTTGATTGATCAATGCGGCTGGAAGGGAAGATCCCTCGGAGCGGTCGGGATGTATCAGAAGCAAGCGTTGGTGCTGGTCAATCTGGGTGGTGCGACAGGACAGGATGTTGTGCGGTTATCGCAAGCGGTACAGGCTGATGTGATGGCGCGTTTTGGGGTGTTATTGGAGCCTGAGCCGATTTTTGTGTGA
- a CDS encoding YajQ family cyclic di-GMP-binding protein encodes MPSFDTVSEANLNEVKNAVDQASKEIATRFDFKGSDARVELKERDLTAFADSDFQLAQVRDVLTNKLVKRNVDIRFLDIGKIEKIGGDKVKQVIKIKNGIDSDDAKKIVRIIKDSKMKVQASIQGDAVRITGAKRDILQDAIALLRKEAADLPLEFNNFRD; translated from the coding sequence ATGCCCTCATTTGATACCGTCTCAGAAGCCAATCTTAACGAAGTCAAAAATGCTGTCGATCAAGCCAGCAAAGAGATTGCCACACGCTTCGACTTCAAAGGCAGCGACGCCCGCGTAGAACTAAAAGAGCGCGATCTGACCGCGTTTGCCGATTCCGACTTCCAATTGGCGCAAGTGCGCGATGTGCTGACCAATAAATTGGTTAAACGCAATGTCGATATCCGCTTTCTGGACATCGGCAAGATCGAAAAAATTGGCGGCGACAAGGTCAAGCAAGTCATTAAAATCAAAAACGGCATCGACTCTGACGATGCAAAAAAAATCGTTCGCATCATTAAAGACAGCAAAATGAAAGTCCAGGCCAGCATTCAGGGCGATGCGGTGCGCATTACCGGCGCTAAACGCGACATTCTGCAAGATGCAATAGCGCTACTGCGCAAGGAAGCAGCTGACTTACCACTAGAATTCAATAACTTTCGCGACTAG
- a CDS encoding VOC family protein — protein MPVTALNHYNLRAPHALMRHLRDFYCDVVGLEQGERPAFTSVGYWLYAGGQPILHLSEALAGDVRNNAPTTFDHVAFTCIDQEEMAARLAAHQVQYRVVQVPLTGQTQFFFRDPAGNGIELNFAA, from the coding sequence ATGCCCGTCACTGCTCTCAATCACTACAATCTGCGCGCGCCGCACGCCTTGATGCGGCATCTCAGGGATTTTTATTGCGACGTTGTCGGACTAGAACAAGGCGAGCGCCCTGCTTTCACTAGCGTCGGATATTGGTTATACGCAGGCGGTCAGCCTATTTTGCATTTGAGCGAAGCATTAGCTGGCGATGTCAGAAATAATGCGCCCACCACTTTTGATCATGTTGCCTTTACTTGCATCGATCAGGAAGAAATGGCGGCGCGACTGGCAGCGCATCAGGTGCAATACCGGGTTGTGCAAGTGCCCCTAACAGGACAAACGCAATTTTTCTTTCGCGATCCGGCCGGTAACGGTATCGAGTTAAATTTCGCAGCATAG
- a CDS encoding UPF0149 family protein — translation MELDEPLSDKEFDELDDFLLSDRCREESMTMDTLHGYLTALVVGPEQILLGEWLPHVWGPSLKDAPKFKSDKEFERTVGLIARYMNEIAVTMEVALQEYEPLFCEFEHEGKPLLDGEAWAWGFWEGINLRAKAWEPIWTSNLATVVRPLYLLGAEELEEEEMQLREDPVQRHKLTVEVEAAIPEIYRYWLPNRKSAVKTLQRETPKVGRNDLCGCGSGKKFKKCCGAGTAED, via the coding sequence ATGGAACTTGACGAACCGCTATCAGATAAAGAATTTGATGAATTAGACGATTTTTTGCTCTCCGATCGCTGCCGCGAAGAGAGCATGACGATGGATACCTTGCACGGCTATCTGACCGCGCTGGTTGTCGGCCCGGAACAAATTTTATTGGGTGAATGGTTGCCGCATGTGTGGGGGCCATCGCTCAAAGATGCGCCGAAGTTCAAATCCGACAAAGAGTTTGAGCGGACTGTCGGCCTGATCGCGCGTTATATGAACGAAATCGCCGTGACGATGGAAGTCGCGCTGCAAGAATACGAACCGCTATTTTGCGAATTCGAGCACGAAGGAAAGCCGCTGCTGGATGGCGAGGCGTGGGCCTGGGGCTTCTGGGAAGGCATTAATCTACGGGCTAAAGCGTGGGAGCCGATCTGGACGTCAAATCTGGCGACTGTAGTTCGCCCACTTTATTTGCTAGGCGCGGAAGAGCTGGAAGAAGAAGAAATGCAGTTGCGCGAAGATCCCGTGCAGCGCCACAAATTGACGGTGGAAGTTGAAGCGGCGATTCCCGAAATTTATCGCTACTGGCTGCCAAATCGTAAATCTGCGGTAAAAACACTCCAGCGCGAAACGCCAAAAGTCGGTCGTAACGATTTATGTGGCTGCGGTAGCGGTAAGAAATTCAAAAAGTGTTGTGGTGCAGGGACTGCTGAGGACTAA
- a CDS encoding argininosuccinate synthase has protein sequence MSDVKKVVLAYSGGLDTSVILKWLQDNYQCEIVTFTADLGQGEEVEPARQKALKFGIKPENIYIDDVREEFVRDFVFPMFRANTVYEGEYLLGTSIARPLIAKRLIEIARETGADTISHGATGKGNDQVRFELGAYALMPNVKVIAPWREWDLLSREKLLQYAQDAGIEIDMKHKNGGAPYSMDANLLHISFEGRHLENPSAEAEESMWRWTVSPEAAPDQAEYLDIEYEKGDIVALNGTRLSPAAVLTELNRLGGKHGIGRLDLVENRFVGMKSRGCYETPGGTIMLRAHRAIESITLDREVAHLKDDLMPRYASMIYNGFWWAPERLALQTLIDQTQLNVNGWVRLKLYKGNVIVVSRDSKTDSLFDMKIATFDEDGGAYNQADAGGFIKLNALRLRIAANARNQRGQ, from the coding sequence ATGAGCGACGTAAAAAAAGTAGTTCTCGCCTACTCCGGCGGTCTGGATACTTCAGTCATTTTGAAATGGCTGCAAGATAACTATCAATGTGAAATCGTCACCTTTACAGCCGATTTAGGCCAAGGCGAAGAAGTTGAACCGGCGCGTCAAAAAGCGTTGAAATTCGGCATCAAGCCAGAGAATATTTACATCGACGACGTCCGTGAAGAATTTGTGCGCGACTTCGTTTTCCCGATGTTCCGTGCGAATACCGTGTACGAAGGCGAATACTTGTTGGGCACATCGATTGCGCGTCCATTGATCGCAAAACGCCTGATCGAGATCGCCCGCGAAACCGGTGCAGATACTATCTCGCACGGCGCAACCGGCAAAGGCAACGATCAAGTCCGTTTCGAACTTGGCGCTTATGCGCTGATGCCAAACGTCAAAGTGATCGCTCCATGGCGCGAATGGGATTTGCTGTCGCGTGAAAAATTGCTGCAATACGCACAAGATGCCGGTATCGAAATCGACATGAAACACAAAAACGGCGGCGCACCGTACTCAATGGACGCCAACTTGCTGCACATCAGCTTTGAAGGCCGTCATCTGGAAAACCCAAGTGCTGAAGCCGAAGAAAGCATGTGGCGCTGGACCGTCAGCCCTGAAGCTGCGCCGGATCAAGCTGAATACCTCGATATCGAATACGAAAAAGGCGATATCGTTGCACTGAACGGCACGCGTTTGTCGCCAGCAGCCGTACTGACAGAATTGAACCGTCTAGGCGGCAAACACGGTATCGGTCGTCTGGATCTGGTCGAGAACCGTTTCGTCGGCATGAAATCCCGTGGCTGCTATGAAACACCGGGCGGCACCATCATGCTGCGCGCACATCGCGCCATCGAGTCGATCACGCTAGACCGTGAAGTCGCGCATCTGAAAGATGATTTGATGCCACGTTACGCATCGATGATTTATAACGGTTTCTGGTGGGCACCAGAGCGCCTGGCACTACAAACTCTGATCGACCAAACCCAACTCAACGTCAACGGCTGGGTACGCCTGAAACTGTACAAAGGCAATGTCATCGTGGTATCACGCGATTCCAAAACCGATTCACTGTTCGACATGAAAATTGCTACTTTTGACGAAGACGGCGGCGCATACAATCAAGCCGATGCAGGCGGTTTCATCAAGCTCAACGCATTACGTTTGCGGATTGCAGCGAATGCACGTAATCAACGCGGGCAGTAA
- the argF gene encoding ornithine carbamoyltransferase — translation MAIKHYLQFSDFTLDEYEYVIERTRIIKRKFKNYEPHHPLLDRTLVMVFEKNSTRTRLSFEAGMHQLGGAAIYLNTRDSQLGRGEPVEDAGQVMSRMCDVIMIRTFGQDVIERFAANSRVPVINGLTNEYHPCQVLADVFTFIEQRGSIAGKTVAWIGDANNMLYSWLQAAQVFGFHVNISTPKGYDLDHSLVTADSKHYTVFANPSDACEGAHLVTTDVWTSMGYEDENTARLKAFDGWIVDQAKMARAQPDALFMHCLPAHRGEEVSAEVMDGPQSVVWDEAENRLHVQKALLEYLVVGKLDS, via the coding sequence ATGGCAATCAAACACTACCTGCAGTTTTCCGACTTTACGCTGGATGAGTACGAGTACGTGATTGAACGTACCCGCATTATCAAACGCAAATTTAAGAATTATGAGCCACATCACCCGCTGCTAGACCGCACGCTGGTGATGGTGTTCGAAAAGAACTCGACACGTACCCGATTGTCGTTCGAAGCCGGTATGCATCAGCTCGGCGGCGCAGCGATTTATCTCAATACACGCGATAGCCAGCTTGGCCGCGGTGAACCTGTAGAAGACGCCGGACAGGTCATGTCCCGCATGTGCGACGTCATCATGATCCGCACCTTCGGTCAGGATGTGATCGAGCGCTTTGCTGCCAACTCCCGCGTCCCTGTTATCAATGGTCTGACGAACGAATATCATCCATGCCAGGTATTGGCCGATGTTTTCACCTTCATTGAACAGCGCGGCTCCATCGCTGGCAAGACCGTGGCCTGGATCGGCGACGCTAATAATATGTTGTACTCGTGGTTGCAAGCTGCGCAGGTATTTGGCTTTCACGTCAATATATCCACGCCAAAAGGCTACGACCTCGATCACTCATTGGTCACTGCAGATAGCAAACATTACACGGTATTTGCCAACCCATCAGACGCTTGCGAAGGCGCGCATTTGGTCACGACAGACGTCTGGACCAGCATGGGTTACGAAGATGAAAACACCGCACGCCTGAAAGCATTCGACGGCTGGATTGTCGATCAAGCCAAAATGGCACGCGCACAGCCAGATGCCCTTTTCATGCACTGCCTGCCAGCCCACCGCGGTGAAGAAGTTTCCGCCGAGGTCATGGATGGACCGCAATCTGTCGTGTGGGACGAAGCAGAAAATCGACTACATGTGCAGAAGGCATTGCTGGAATACCTGGTCGTAGGAAAACTCGATTCTTGA
- a CDS encoding pyrimidine/purine nucleoside phosphorylase, whose product MSAQFDHVTVLKQASVYFDGKCVSHTIILENGVKKTLGVILPSILTFNTGVAEIMDVTSGVCKVRQKDQETWTTYTDGDSFAVPANSSFDIETIETLNYVCHYA is encoded by the coding sequence ATGAGCGCGCAATTCGATCACGTAACCGTCCTGAAACAAGCCAGCGTCTACTTTGATGGCAAATGTGTTTCACACACCATCATTCTTGAAAACGGCGTTAAAAAAACCCTTGGCGTGATCTTGCCGTCAATCCTGACATTCAATACCGGCGTCGCAGAAATCATGGATGTCACCAGCGGAGTTTGCAAGGTGCGTCAAAAAGATCAAGAAACCTGGACTACATATACTGACGGCGATAGTTTTGCTGTCCCCGCAAATTCAAGTTTCGACATTGAAACCATTGAGACATTGAATTACGTTTGTCATTACGCGTAA
- a CDS encoding TIGR02281 family clan AA aspartic protease, which yields MRLRPLTICIAATLFGTTTAAFAIDIGVVGLFPGKAVLVIDGAQPKTYSVGDKIGGEVRLTGATNETATLVVKGKVQVIRIGEFVSRSAPSANASATLKVNGAGHFIAQGQINGGIVTMMVDTGATVIALPADDAIRLGIDYKKGQKTSMSTANGVTTAYTVRLNSVKVGDIELSQVDASVLETGLPMILLGMSFLNRTEMKREGDMMVLTKRF from the coding sequence ATGCGCCTACGCCCTCTGACTATCTGTATCGCCGCGACATTATTTGGCACAACCACTGCCGCGTTCGCCATCGATATCGGCGTAGTTGGACTGTTTCCCGGCAAAGCGGTGTTGGTCATTGATGGCGCACAACCCAAGACCTATTCCGTCGGTGACAAAATCGGTGGAGAAGTCCGCCTAACCGGGGCCACCAATGAGACTGCAACCCTGGTCGTAAAAGGCAAAGTCCAGGTAATCCGTATTGGCGAGTTCGTCAGCCGCAGTGCACCCAGTGCCAACGCCAGTGCAACGTTAAAGGTCAATGGCGCAGGTCATTTCATCGCGCAAGGTCAAATCAACGGCGGCATAGTGACGATGATGGTCGACACCGGCGCAACCGTGATTGCATTGCCGGCAGACGATGCGATCCGGCTCGGCATCGACTATAAAAAAGGGCAAAAAACAAGTATGAGCACCGCCAATGGTGTGACCACTGCTTACACTGTCCGCCTCAATTCGGTTAAAGTCGGCGACATCGAATTATCGCAAGTCGATGCATCTGTACTGGAAACTGGCTTGCCAATGATATTGCTAGGCATGTCATTTCTGAATCGTACGGAGATGAAGCGCGAAGGCGACATGATGGTGCTAACCAAACGTTTTTGA